A region of Kribbella sp. NBC_01245 DNA encodes the following proteins:
- a CDS encoding WecB/TagA/CpsF family glycosyltransferase: MTGGRVDVLGIHVSVTTMDATVDTFGQWIAAGERHLVCVSDMNALLHARADEQLTKVYNTSGLTLADGMPLVWAGKMAGFPTMERVCGPDLIERVMSEAVERGWSQYFYGGADGVAELLRDNFTAKHPGLKVAGVYSPPYRALTEAEDDEIVDRLNAAAPDIIWVGLGAPKQERWMAEHRARLNAPVLIGVGAAFDFHTGRLDRAPRWMQRSGLEWAFRLAKEPRRLWRRYVLGIPRFGLGILLRRPRPVLSAVPGVSSR, encoded by the coding sequence ATGACCGGCGGCCGCGTCGACGTACTGGGGATTCACGTCAGCGTCACCACGATGGACGCGACCGTCGACACCTTCGGGCAGTGGATCGCCGCGGGGGAGCGGCACCTGGTCTGCGTGTCCGATATGAACGCGTTGCTGCATGCCCGCGCGGACGAGCAGCTCACCAAGGTCTACAACACGTCCGGCCTCACGCTGGCCGACGGAATGCCGTTGGTCTGGGCCGGCAAGATGGCCGGATTCCCAACGATGGAACGGGTTTGCGGGCCGGACCTGATCGAGCGGGTGATGTCCGAGGCGGTCGAGCGCGGCTGGTCGCAGTACTTCTACGGTGGTGCCGACGGCGTCGCCGAGCTGTTGCGCGACAACTTCACCGCGAAGCACCCGGGCCTCAAGGTGGCAGGCGTCTACTCACCGCCGTACCGGGCGTTGACCGAGGCCGAGGATGACGAGATCGTCGACCGGCTGAACGCGGCCGCACCTGACATCATCTGGGTCGGACTGGGCGCGCCGAAGCAGGAGCGCTGGATGGCGGAGCACCGTGCCAGGTTGAACGCGCCGGTGCTGATCGGTGTGGGCGCTGCGTTCGACTTCCACACCGGACGGCTCGACCGGGCTCCGCGCTGGATGCAGCGTTCGGGCCTGGAGTGGGCGTTCCGGTTGGCGAAGGAGCCGCGCCGGTTGTGGCGGCGGTATGTGCTGGGCATTCCGCGGTTCGGCCTCGGCATCCTGCTGCGCCGTCCGCGCCCGGTGCTGTCCGCCGTACCAGGGGTGAGCTCCCGCTGA